A region from the Metopolophium dirhodum isolate CAU chromosome 9, ASM1992520v1, whole genome shotgun sequence genome encodes:
- the LOC132952549 gene encoding uncharacterized protein LOC132952549, with protein sequence MPRRTNNDQEIFHRHLNTIMNSPRPGIWHFTKTLVKIEQEYGTRYERMQSRPALRARRRAYVQIDKKISEATERLAQGRISVKEFLLYTGHLAYDAERRRGVGNVGIVPPQIVETIEEQIPTVNVEDNVVGGFDRQNELRELILQQQNRIREMAEEQDNALNIFNEDDDPVFIAMAEIEEQRRAQDRENIPHVPLDINGVEPRPADCCVICLSNVNSHACIPCGHKCLCRDCLGNLIHNRCPICNIETTLIVQIF encoded by the exons ATGCCAAGGAGAACTAACAACGACCAGGAGATATTTCACCGCCATTTAAACACTATCATGAATAGTCCACGTCCTGGTATTTGGCATTTTACCa AAACATTAGTCAAAATTGAACAAGAATATGGCACAAGATATGAAAGGATGCAAAGCAGACCAGCTCTAAGAGCCCGGCGTCGAGCTTATGTtcaaatcgataaaaaaatcaGCGAAGCCACTGAACGGTTGGCCCAGGGCAGGATTTCTGTTAAAGAATTTCTCCTCTACACTGGGCATTTGGCTTATGATGCAG AACGAAGGCGTGGAGTGGGGAACGTAGGAATTGTTCCACCCCAAATCGTGGAAACTATTGaag AACAAATTCCTACTGTAAATGTGGAAGACAACGTTGTTGGAG GTTTTGATAGACAAAATGAATTAAgagaattgattttacaacaacAAAATCGCATAAGGGAGATGGCAGAAGAACAGGataatgcattaaatatttttaacg AGGATGATGATCCGGTGTTCATTGCTATGGCGGAAATTGAGGAACAGAGGAGGGCTCAAGACAGGGAAAACATCCCTCATGTTCCTCTCGATATCAATGGAGTTGAACCAAGACCCGCCGATTGCTGCGTTATTTGTTTAAGCAATGTCAACAGCCACGCATGCATTCCTTGTGGACACAAATGCTTGTGTAGAGATTGCTTGGGCAATTTAATCCACAACCGTTGCCCTATTTGTAACATCGAAACCACATTAatcgtacaaatattttaa
- the LOC132952363 gene encoding uncharacterized protein LOC132952363: MTRKTQMAYTSVLDHIKTCVPGISASNIVTDYEVGLSNALTNVFSGVRLQKCWFHMAQALEKNARDFGIRRQVYRTDNALHTMFRMSKALALLPANMIIEGFEVVVNEARLSPNTEVAERYITYFRNQWMERELF; encoded by the exons ATGACCCGAAAAACTCAAATGGCGTACACAAGTGTATTGGACCATATTAAGACTTGTGTTCCGGGGATTAGTGCAAGTAACATTGTCACTGACTACGAAGTAGGGTTGAGCAATGCGTTGACCAACGTTTTTTCCGGAGTCAGATTACAGAAATGCTGGTTCCATATGGCCCAA gcaCTCGAAAAGAATGCAAGAGACTTTGGCATACGGAGACAAGTATACAGGACTGACAATGCACTGCATACTATGTTTCGTATGTCAAAAGCTCTTGCACTTTTGCCGGCAAACATGATAATTGAAGGCTTCGAAGTGGTGGTCAACGAGGCAAGGCTTTCTCCAAATACTGAGGTTGCAGAAAgatacattacatattttagaaatCAGTGGATGGAACGTGAGTTATTCTAA
- the LOC132952364 gene encoding uncharacterized protein LOC132952364, which yields MARKNRRIRLLYYQFLKGLIVENLLYEKRTHTTHGPDMNYLALVTLKQSILRRCVEECTPLRVIYEEETSRTQGLEHHLGYTSLLRTMERTRAAAQPQIPRDLMEYAGNLVDARYVHLFKTANGREMFRGFVMGPPDAGSAVVFISPSLENLLTSARELHIDATFKSRPLVPQTEQLLIIMAMYMDQVNFV from the exons CTGTATTACCAATTTCTTAAAGGTCTCATCGTGGAAAATTTATTGTATGAGAAACGTACTCACACTACACATGGCCCTGACATGAACTATTTAGCCCTAGTGACTTTAAAGCAGAGTATTTTACGAAGGTGCGTGGAAGAATGTACTCCACTTCGGGTGATTTATGAAGAAGAGACATCAAG AACACAAGGGTTAGAACATCACCTAGGGTATACTTCTCTTTTGAGAACTATGGAGAGAACTAGAGCTGCAGCACAACCACAAATACCACGAGATCTGATGGAATACGCAGGTAATCTGGTAGATGCTCGATAcgttcatttattcaaaactgCTAATGGACGAGAAATGTTCAGAGGGTTCGTCATGGGTCCTCCTGACGCTGGATCAGCAGTCGTTTTCATATCTCCATCCCTggaaaa ccTATTGACTTCTGCTCGAGAACTTCATATAGATGCCACATTTAAAAGCAGGCCCCTTGTTCCACAAACAGAACAACTGTTGATAATTATGGCCATGTACATGGACCAGGTAAACTTTGTTTAA